Proteins from a genomic interval of Natronorubrum sediminis:
- a CDS encoding acetate--CoA ligase, protein MIEERPAYPSLENRTVRHRTPQAFSRDETSTEPADGDCSDHEWPACWDAAASLLEWSEPYERIVDEENAPFYRWFVGGHLNAAENCIDRHLEERKNQVALRWEGKRGERRTYTYYDLYREVSAVAAALREIGVEEDDVVTIYLPKLPELPITMLACARIGALHNVVFAGFAPTALAERMQRVDSRALVTCDGSFREETVINQKRKADTALASIGESLPTIVVDRLGSSHDMHLGRNQYDYDDLVEAFAGANVPPVPREATDPLFHIHTSGTTGEPQRMTHATGGYLTGVAWTAQTVFDLTPGTTIWCTADAGWITGHSYVVYGPLLSGATVVLAEGSLRYPDRHRPWEVIERNGVEVFYTTPGVIRTFMKWGESFPSSHDLSSLRLLGTVGEPIGPDTWEWYYTHVGEGRCPIVNTWWQTETGCVLISVRPGIDELKPGSVGPPLPGIEIQIVDEDGRELPPGEPGYLTIERPWPSMFAPLESDQYWVLAEYWQAFSDPRADSWRYFTGDRAVVDDDGYVTIIGRDDDVITIGNRRLGTAELEAAITTVDGITEAAAVAESTASETTLCVFATLEQEQRDRDAVRDAIADAIAENVGEFARPASVVFTPELPETYAGKTMYRLLEGVVNEQPLTDSDTLRNPEILGEIATILNQK, encoded by the coding sequence ATGATCGAAGAGAGACCGGCGTATCCATCCCTCGAGAATCGAACGGTTCGTCACCGGACTCCGCAAGCGTTCAGTCGCGACGAAACTTCGACGGAGCCAGCCGATGGCGACTGCTCCGATCACGAGTGGCCGGCGTGCTGGGACGCCGCCGCATCGTTGCTCGAGTGGAGCGAGCCCTACGAGCGCATCGTCGACGAGGAAAATGCGCCGTTCTACCGATGGTTCGTTGGTGGACACTTGAACGCCGCGGAAAACTGCATCGATCGCCATCTCGAGGAGCGGAAGAATCAGGTCGCATTGCGGTGGGAAGGGAAACGTGGCGAGCGTCGAACCTATACGTACTACGACCTCTATCGCGAGGTGTCAGCTGTCGCAGCCGCGCTCCGCGAGATCGGCGTCGAAGAAGACGATGTCGTCACGATCTACCTGCCGAAACTCCCCGAGTTACCGATCACGATGCTCGCCTGTGCTCGTATCGGCGCGCTCCATAACGTCGTTTTTGCGGGGTTCGCCCCCACCGCACTCGCTGAACGGATGCAACGTGTCGACTCACGCGCGCTCGTCACATGCGACGGTAGCTTCCGTGAGGAGACCGTGATCAATCAGAAACGGAAAGCCGATACGGCACTGGCATCGATCGGGGAATCACTTCCGACAATCGTCGTCGATCGACTCGGTTCGAGTCACGATATGCATCTCGGTAGGAACCAATACGACTATGACGATCTCGTCGAGGCGTTTGCCGGTGCGAACGTGCCCCCAGTGCCACGGGAGGCGACCGACCCCCTCTTTCACATCCACACGTCAGGAACGACCGGCGAACCGCAACGGATGACTCACGCAACCGGGGGCTACCTCACAGGTGTCGCGTGGACGGCCCAGACCGTATTCGACCTCACGCCGGGGACCACGATCTGGTGTACGGCCGATGCTGGGTGGATTACCGGTCACTCCTACGTCGTCTACGGGCCACTGCTCTCGGGTGCGACGGTCGTCCTCGCGGAGGGAAGTCTCCGTTATCCGGACCGCCACCGCCCGTGGGAGGTGATCGAACGGAACGGCGTGGAAGTCTTCTATACGACGCCGGGAGTAATCCGAACGTTCATGAAGTGGGGCGAGTCGTTTCCCTCGTCTCACGACCTTTCGTCACTGCGACTGCTCGGCACCGTCGGCGAACCGATTGGTCCGGACACCTGGGAGTGGTACTACACTCACGTCGGCGAGGGACGGTGCCCGATCGTCAACACGTGGTGGCAAACCGAAACTGGATGCGTCCTCATCTCGGTCCGTCCTGGGATCGACGAGTTAAAGCCTGGTTCGGTCGGCCCACCGTTACCCGGAATCGAAATCCAGATCGTCGACGAAGACGGCCGTGAACTCCCTCCGGGCGAACCCGGCTATCTGACGATCGAGCGCCCCTGGCCATCGATGTTCGCTCCGCTCGAGAGTGACCAATACTGGGTTCTCGCGGAGTACTGGCAAGCGTTTTCAGACCCCCGGGCGGATTCCTGGCGGTACTTCACCGGTGACCGTGCCGTCGTCGACGACGATGGGTACGTGACGATCATCGGCCGCGACGACGACGTTATTACGATCGGCAACCGTCGCCTCGGAACGGCCGAACTCGAGGCTGCAATCACGACTGTTGATGGCATTACTGAAGCCGCTGCCGTTGCTGAGAGTACTGCCAGCGAGACTACGCTCTGTGTGTTTGCAACCCTCGAACAAGAACAGCGAGACCGGGACGCCGTCCGAGACGCCATCGCGGATGCAATCGCTGAGAATGTCGGCGAGTTCGCACGGCCAGCGAGCGTC
- a CDS encoding transcription initiation factor IIB, with translation MVWSVRLRDDEYETGQTESDATISTCSECGSSNVVRHSAQGERICEECGLVIEEAMVDSGPEWRAFNHKERQEKSRVGAPTTQTMHDKGLTTQIDWKDKDAYGRSISSKKRSQMNRLRKWQSRIRTKDAGERNLQFALSEIDRMASALGVPRSVREVTSVIYRRALQDDLIRGRSIEGVATAALYAGCRQEGIPRSLEEITEVSRIERIEVSRTYRYISNELGLELLPIDPKQYVPRFSSKLDLPQEVEAKANEIIEETADPLLSGRGPSGFAAAAIYAAALLCNEKRTQKEVADVAQVTEVTIRNRYQEQIEMLGIH, from the coding sequence ATGGTCTGGTCTGTTCGGCTCAGGGACGACGAATATGAAACGGGACAAACCGAGTCCGATGCAACTATCTCCACATGTTCAGAGTGTGGATCGAGTAACGTAGTCCGACACTCTGCTCAAGGTGAGCGAATTTGTGAGGAGTGCGGTCTAGTGATTGAGGAAGCAATGGTTGATTCGGGACCAGAGTGGCGCGCGTTTAATCACAAAGAACGACAGGAGAAGTCGCGTGTCGGTGCCCCAACTACTCAGACAATGCACGACAAGGGGCTCACCACCCAAATCGACTGGAAGGATAAGGATGCATACGGCCGCTCGATTTCCTCGAAGAAGCGTTCGCAGATGAACCGGTTACGGAAATGGCAGAGCCGTATCCGGACGAAAGACGCCGGTGAGCGGAATCTTCAGTTCGCGCTCAGCGAGATCGACCGGATGGCCTCGGCACTGGGCGTCCCACGATCGGTTCGTGAGGTAACAAGTGTGATTTACCGGCGAGCGCTTCAAGACGATCTCATTCGTGGACGATCAATTGAGGGCGTTGCCACAGCTGCACTGTATGCTGGCTGTCGGCAAGAAGGTATTCCGCGCTCATTGGAAGAGATCACAGAGGTTTCGCGTATCGAACGAATAGAGGTAAGCCGTACCTACCGATACATCTCGAACGAGCTCGGTCTTGAACTGCTCCCTATCGATCCGAAGCAGTACGTACCTCGCTTTAGCTCAAAACTGGATCTCCCACAGGAAGTCGAAGCTAAGGCAAATGAAATTATTGAAGAGACCGCTGATCCATTACTCTCTGGGAGAGGTCCATCAGGATTTGCTGCCGCCGCTATTTACGCTGCCGCCTTGCTTTGCAACGAGAAACGGACCCAGAAAGAAGTAGCAGATGTCGCTCAAGTTACTGAAGTTACAATTCGTAACCGGTATCAGGAGCAAATCGAGATGCTTGGCATACATTAA